The Desulfonatronospira thiodismutans ASO3-1 region CCCCGGCGAGGCTGGCACTTATCCTTCAGCAGCACCTGGATGCATCACAGCCGGTTCCTGCGCAAGCATACCTGGAAAATATAATCCCCCTTCTACAGCCAAGGGCTTCCACCATGCAGGAGATGGCGGAAATGGCGCATTTCTTCTTAGTGCCGGACCAGGAACTGGAAATGGACCAGAAGGCCGTGGACAAGTTTTTGACCCCGGAGGCCAGGGAGTACCTGAGAGAGATCGCGGAGATACTTGCAGGAATGGAAGAGTTTGACCAGGAAAACCTGGAGCAGGCCATGAAGGTCTACATCGAGGAGAAAAACATCAAATTCAAGGCCATAGCCCAGCCCCTGCGGGTGGCCCTCACCGGCAAGACCGCCAGCCCGGGCATCTTTGAAACCATGCAGGTACTGGGCAGGGAAAGCTGTGTCAACCGGCTGAGGCGGGTTCAGGGTATATAGGCCTGCTTGACACTTTTTTTCCACATGAATACTGCATAGCTATGCATAAAAGGAGCAGGATATATGAGCAGCACCACAACCAGCCATAACCGGGTGGATCCCAATATCAAACGGGACGCCGACCAGATAATCAAAGATATGGGTATAACCATATCAGACGCGCATGAACTTTTTTATCGGCAGATTATCGCCAACCAGGGGCTGCCTTTTTTTGTTGCTTATAGGCAAATCAACGGTTCATGGCATCATCTGCCCGGTTGGCAGGCTAATGTGAACTGTATTGGCGCAATATTTCTATGATTTTCTGGGCGTCATGTTCCTTCAGGGTCCCCTTTTCACGGGCCAGCTTTACAGTGTATTTGCCCAGTTCGCAGTAAAGCCCCAGCAGGTCAGGGCTTTCCCGGGAAATGGCTGCCAGGTGATCTTCGACAGTTTGAGCGTCCCCCCGGGCAATGGGACCGGTAAGGGCGGCAGGTATACCAATCTTCTCGATGTTTTTAAGGGTACCCTGAATCAGGGGCAGAAGAGCATTCAGCGAATCCTGCCTGTCTATTCCGGCGCTTTCGTGCAGTTGCAGGCCGAATCCTATTGTAGCCACAAAAAAATTGGACACCACTGCAGCGCCGGCATGATATAAAGGCTTGCCCCCCAGCTGAATATTCAGCTCTTTGCCCTGAAACACCCGGACCATATCCCTGGCCGTGTCCAGAGCCGTTTCATCCTCGCTTTCCAGGCAGAAATAAGAGCCGGGCATGTTTTTTATAGCCTCCTGCACACTGGGCAGACTCTGCAGGGGATGCATGGAAACTGTAACGGCCCCTTTATGTTTTGCGGACGCCAAGGCTTCAACGGACAAGGCCCCGCTGGTATGAATAACCAGGCTGCCTGGCCTGAACCCGTCCCTGCCGGCGATATCCTCGCAGACCAGCCTCACGGCGTCATCTGAAGTTGTAATAAGTACAATGCCGGCGGAGCGGGCAGTTCCGGCCAGGTCGGTGGAGGCCTCGCCCTGCCCGATGAAATCCCTTGCCTTGACCGCGGACTCCAGGCTTCTGCTGGCAATGCCAGTAATATTATATCCAGCATTGCTCAGCAGATACCCCATAGCCGTGCCCACTACTCCGGCACCGATGATAGCTGTGTTCTTCATGGGTCCCCGCACCCCCATACTCCCATGGGTCTAAAGCCCTGCCTCATCCAGAACCATGGGGATCTTTTTCTCCCAGCCTATGGCCATAATATGTACGCCGTGGCAAATGTCCTTCATGCCTTTTACTAAGTGGGATGCTATTTCCACGCTGGTTTTGACCTTGTCGTCTGTATCAGTCATAGCCTTGATCTGGGACTCGGGCACAGATATTCCGGCGACGTTTTTATTCATGAATTTGGCCATGCCTGCGGATTTAAGCATGATTATCCCGCCCATTACAGGCACATTAAACCCTTCAACCCGTTTCATGAATTTCTCGAAACTGTCCAGTTCGAATACCCCCTGGGTCTGGATATACCTGGCCCCGGCCTCGATCTTTTTTTCCAGCTTGATAAGCTGCATTTCCAGACCGGCCCCGGCGTCCGCACCGGGATTGACCACTGCCCCCGGAAAAAAGTCCGGTACACCTTTAAGCTCGTTGCCGGCCATGTCATGTCCACCATTCAGGGTCTGCATCATCTGCAGAAGGCTTACTGAATCACAGTCAAAAACCGGCTTGGATTCGGGGTGATCCCCCAGAACAGGATGGTCGCCGGTGAGGGCCAGGACATTCTGAATCCCCAGGACCCAGGCGCTCAAAAGGTCAGACTGCAGGGCCAGCCTGTTTCTATCCCGGCAGGTCAGCTGGTATATGGGCTCAATGCCTTTATCCGCCAGGATATGACTGACCGCCAGGGAGCCCAGCCGCATGACCGAGCTTTGCAGGTCAGTGACATTTATGGCATGTATTCTGTCTTTGATGGCCTCGGCGTCCTCCAGCAGCTCATGCATGTCAGTGCCTTTGCCCGGCCCTACCTCTGCGGTTATCAAAAACTTGCCTGACTCTACTGCTTCCCTGAATCCCATACTATAACTCCTGTTATTGTGAATACTTGTAACCCAACAAGTACTTAAACAATTATTCTTCGCGTTTCAGCCTGGCCGGATGAACTCTTGCGGCCTTGGGCGGATTGATTTCCTTTAGAATATGCAGCTGGCCCAGACGCATCATGCGCACATAGATGAGCTGCCAGGCGCACCTGGTATCCTTGTCCACCTCACAGTTGCCCTCCTGCGCCCCTCCACAGGGTCCGTCGGCAAGGCTTTTGGCGCACCTGGCCACAGGGCATACACCTCCGGTCCTGGACAGGATGCACTGCCCGCAGGCTGCGCAGGTTTCCACGAACCCGCCCTTTCCGTCGGCACCGCCGAAAAACACTGTATCCAGGGCCGGATATACAGGAATATTGCCCAGGGTCTCGGCCATGGTCTGCACTCCCGCTCCACATCCCATGGACAGGATGGCCTCGTACCCGGCAGCCTTGTCCTTGATCTGTTCGATAAACATGGGATCGCACTGGCGCACCTGGGTTTCCTCACCTAGCTCCAACTGCTGACCCTGAGCTTTTGCAGCGGTACGCAGGGAAGAAGCCAGCACTTCCACCTGCTGGGCCCCGCCGCTGAGGCAGACTGTCACACAGCTGCCGCAACCGGTTATAAGTACCTTGCCGTACTTTTTTATCGTTTCCTGAATCTCGGCCATGGGCTTGACTTCAGCAACAATCATGTTCTCACCCTCTTTTGTTTTCAGTATCTGGCCTGCAATCTTGAAAGAAGCAGTGATCAGCCCCATCCTGCATTCAAAGGGCCCTTCAGATACATTTTTATTACAATCCAGCCGGGAACCTTGGGAAAACCTTACTCAACAAGCCTTATCCGTTCAGGTTCGAGGCCGATACTTTGAAGCACCCGGGAGGCTCTCTGCACGTTTCTGCGGGTCCACAGGCTGCAGTCCTTGAACTTGCAGTCCTCTTCACCGCAACCGGACACCAGAACTTCTCTGGCCCCGGCCTCAAAAGGGACCAGGAGTTCATATACGTCAATGCGTCCCAACCCGGGCCTGGTTATAGTGTATACATTTTCGCCCTGAACATCTCCTGGCCTGGATTTGCTGAAATCACAGACATAAGCGAAGCTGAAGTCACCAGGGGAGCTACTTTCAGCTTTTTCAAGCACCCGGCGGATATTCTGGCGCAGCTCTGTTCTGGGTTCCAGGCCAAGATCGATGGCCGCAGCCGGGCATTGACCGGCGCAGATCCCGCAGGCCTGGCACTGGCTCATATCAATGACAGCCTTTTCCTCACCCGGCCTGGGGACATTATACGGACAGACCAGGACGCAGTTCAGGCATACTGCGCAGTCTTGGGAAACATGGGCCCCAAGGCTGCAGTGCAGGCAGCGGGATGCTTCCGCCCTGGCCTGTTCTGGAGTGAAAGCATGCTCCACTTCATCGAAGGAATGAACCCTGGAGCCGGGATCAAGGCAAACCGGCTTTTCCCTGCCGGCCTCAGGCACAAGGCGGGCCACATCATCATCCAGGTCCTCAAGAACCTCTTCCTGTTCTTCCGGTGACTGATCCATGCCGCGCAGATACCTGTGCACTGCATCAGCCGCCTTTCTGCCCGATGCTATGGCCTGCACCACTGTAGTGGGTCCGCTGACAAAATCTCCTCCGGCAAACACCCCTGAAGTCCTGGTGGCCCCGGCGGCGTCCTTTATTTCCAGCCTGTCCCCTCCTTCTGTGCAGAGTTCCTGCACGGCCTCGGTCCTGGGTGCGTAGCCCGTGGCCAGGATGATGGTATCCGCCTCCATCTCGAAAGCAGAGTCCTCCACACAGGTCAGCTTGCCTTTTCCCCCGCAGGACTTGTCCAGATCCATGCGCACGCAGCGCATTTTTTCTACTTTGCCGCTGCCTTCAAAGGCTTCCGGAGCCGTAAGGAACTCAAACCTGACCCCTTCTTCCCGGGCATCTTCCACCTCGTCCATCCCTGCGGGCATTTCATCAATGGTGCGGCGATAAGCAATGGTTACATCTTTGGCCCCCAGCCTTAGACAGGTCCGGGCCGCATCTATGGCTGTATGACCGCCTCCGATGACAATGACTTTATTGCCCGGATTGAATTTTTTACCCCGGCTGACGTCCTTTAAAAACTCCACGGCAGTCCAGACTCCGGAGAGCTCCATTCCGCTGCACTCGGGACAGGTGCTTTTTTCACTGCCCATACCCAGAAATACAGCATCAAAATCCTTTTGCAGGTCCTGCAGGAAAATATCCCTGCCCAGCATGTACCCGGTTTTTATTTCCACGCCCAGGGAACGGATGCGGTCCACCTCTGAGCGCACCAGGTCCAGGGGCAGCCTGTACCTGGGAATACCCCGGGTGAGCATGCCTCCAGGCTCATCCTCGGATTCAAAGACCGTTACGCTGTAGCCCATGAGAGCCAGGTCGTGGGCCGCAGTCAGGCCGGCAGGGCCGGCTCCCACTATGCCGATTTTCTCTGAAAAACGAACTTCCGGGCCTGGAACTTCTGAACCAACGGAGGCACTGTCCGAGGCAAAACGCTTAAGGGCCCTGATGGCCACCGGCTCATCCACGCTTTTACCCCGGCGGCAAACGGATTCGCATTCCCGGGTACAGATACGCCCGCAAACTGAAGGAAAAGGGTTGGTTCTGCGGATAATCCTGTCGGCTTCCTGCACGTCTCCCCTGGCAATGGCCGCCACATAGCCCTGGACATCCATGTGGATGGGGCATTTTGCCTGGCAGGGAGGCATTGCATTAATCTTCATGGATATAGCACTCCTTGTAAGTTTGGACGGGGCCGGCTATGCCAAGAGGCCGGCCCCCTGAAAAATTTATTCCAGGTATGAGTCGCAGTAGAGGATGTCGTTTTTGAAAAGGCGGGCGGTCTTCATACTCTCCATGAGCCTTTGATCCATGGGATCGGCTATGGCTGCGTCCAGGCCTACGGTCATGAGCATGACCAGGTAGGTGGAACTTAGAATACTGTGCAGCCTTTCAGGTGTGCCATTATAAACGTTACTCAGGCCCACCACGGATTTGATGGGCGGGTCGTTGAGCTGGCGAAACATCTTGATGGCCTCCACCACTTCCATGGCCTGGTTCTGGGCCACTCCCACCGGGAGAATCAGGGGGTCAAGATACAAACGCTCCACGGGAACGTCGAATTCAGCCATGGCTGTCATGATATCCACGGCAATGGCCACCCGCTCGTTGGCGTCCCGGGAGACGCCGGCCGAAGTCATGGTCAGGCCTATGACGTCGGCATCGTATTTTTTGGCCATGGGCATAATTGTCTCCAGCTTGGCCCTGTCCCCGGAAGTAGAGTTGATTATTGCCGGATTTTTGCATACCTGCAGCCCGGCCTCCATGGCCTCGGCGTTGGTGGTGTCCAGGGACAGGGTCACGTCTGTAACCTCCTGAACAGTGTTCACCAGCCACTGCATGATTTCCGGGCCGTTCTTGGTGGCCGGACCAGCGTTTATGTCCAGGGCATTGGCTCCTGCCTGCACCTGGCTCACGGCCAGGTCCTGGATGGGCTTTTTGTCCCTGTCCTTCATGGCCTGCCCGATCTGCTTGAGCATGACATTGATCTTCTCACCGATAATTAACATATTTCCCCCTTGATTCCAGGTCAGAATATCCATTTCTTGTTACTGCAACCTTACGTAACTAAGGTCCGGGGACTTTGCAAACAGGACGTAAAAACTCACTCCAAGGAAGCGTAAATCAAAACCTACAAACAGTTTTTGATAATCGCAATATTTACTATAAGATACTTTAAATTAAGTTCGGTGTTTTACGGTTTTGATTAACGCTTCCTACGTCGTTCAGACAGTTTACGCCCATTTTGCAAAGCCCCCGGACCATAGCTCTGTGCTCACAAATAGTGAATAATTACAAACGCTCTTTCAAACCATTCACCAGAACCTCTATCTGCCGGGTGAAAGCGGCATCCCCGGGATCCGGGGCAGCCTCCTTAAGTGAAGCCAGGCGGACTCCGGGACTGTCCTGCACAACTCCCAGGATATGCATATCCTTGAGTCCCTGTCTTAAAAGCTCTTCCTCTTCAGAGGAGCGGATCTTGTTTAGAATCACCAGTACTTTTTCTATTCCAGTTTCTCTGGCCAGCCTGTCTATGGTCCTGGCGGTCTGGATGCTCTGGCGGTCCGGGTCGGCCACCACCAGCAGGGCATCCACCCCCTGGGCGGTGCCCCGGCCCAGGTGCTCTATGCCGGCCTCCATATCCAGAAGGACAAGTTCCTTTCTTCTGAGCACCACGTGGCTGACCAGGCTCTTGAGCAGAGCGCTCTGGGGGCAGATACAGCCATGCCCCCCTTTTTCTATAGCCCCCAGCACCAGAAGCCTGACTCCATCGTGCTCTACGGACATGCTGTCCGGAAGGTCGTCCACTCTGGGGTTTAATTTGAACATGGACCCGCTCTGTCCGGGCTTGGCCCCGGTGCGCTCTTCAATGAGCTCCGTGGCCCTGGAAATGGGCAGGATCTGCTCAGCCTTTTCCGGAGGTATTCCCAGGGCCGAAGCCAGGTTGGAGTCAGGATCCGCGTCTATGGCCAGCACCCTGTAGCCATGCCCGGCGAAGAGCCTGGCCAGGCAGGCGCTGATGGTGGTCTTGCCCACGCCGCCTTTACCGCTTACTGCCAGTTTCATATATCTACCTGTCTGTAAAAAAAACAGTCTATTGCCAGGACTTGAGAAAACCGGGAATTTCACTTGCTTCCCTGGGCCCGACCATAACTTCCCAGCCTTCAAGCTCTTCTTCCAGCTCACCCTTGATCTGGGCCACATATCCTGGAATGACTACCTTGCGGTGCTTGACTTTGTCTTCGATGCCGCTTTTCTTGATAAATGCCGCAATCTTTTCCGCGGTGAACTTGCCCGCGGCCCAGGCGGTAAGTGTCGACAGGCCCTCGGAATCCACGATGCCCAGGTGGGCCGGACGCTTGCTGGACTCGATCTCCGAGGACACTATGAAATAGGTCAGGGAGAAATTGGTGGTCACCAGCACAGGTGAAGATTCGTCCGGGGAAGCGAAATCGTAGAAACCCTCCTTGACCTGCATAGGCCTCTGGGGGTCGGTATAGATGTTCTGGCGCAGGACAAACAGCGGCAGGGCGCTCCATGGCTCCAGATTGTTCATGACCATTATTCCGCCGTACTTCATGACGTAAACAGAGGCGTGGATGGCTTCCAGCATTTCATCCTGGGTTTCCTGGCAGGGAAAAGTGATGGTGGGGTAGCCCAGGGGACGAAATTTCTTCTTCAGGGCACTACGGCGCATCATGACCAGATTTTCCAGGGTCTTGGACAGGTCCCTGCTGCCGCTGTCCAGGACCAGGTCCTGTACCCCGGCCTTGCTTATCTTGTCTGTTAGTCCGGAGAGTTCCTCCACGGAACCAGCGCGCACCACCAGAGGGCACTGGTGTTTTTTGGCCAGCTCGGCCATGGCATCACAATTTTCAGGCGTGGCGGAAGCCATCAAAGGCTTGCCGGTCCCGCACACGTCTAAGGCAGCTGACATGACATCGGGGTCATCGCTCATGAGCACTAAGGGCAGATCGCAGGACCCTTTTACCTTTTCCACCAGGCCGGCAAAGCTGGATTTGTCCCCGGAAGAGCACTTCAGGGCTGCCAGGTCGGTCTTGAGTTCGTAACCCACGCGCTCAAAGCGCATTTTTTTGAGGCTTTCCAGCCTGGAATCCACTTCCGCGGCCTCCATGGAATCGTCAATAACTAAGGCAAAGCCGCATGGATTGAAAAAAGTCTTCTCGTGCCTGAAAAGAACCTGCTCCCCGCCTATCTTCAGGGCATTGTCCCCCTGGCCGATGGTTACTTCCCGCATGGGCGGAGCCGAGGCTTCGGAAAGGGCGTCCTTGGCCTCCTGGCTGACATGGGGGCAGGAATCCAGGCTTGCGCCCCCGGAAGCCAGCTTCATGGCAAAAGCCAGGCAGGTAGGCACTCCGCATTCTCCGCAGTTGGTCTGGGGAAGCTTCTTGTAAATATCAAGTCCGGTCAAAGCCATTATCGCACCTCCAGGTACATTTTAATTTTTGTTGTAAATCTCCGTGTCCTGCATGCTTAAAACAAGACTGCTTGAGCCCTATTTTACTCCCAGACCTTCCATGGTACTGCGCATGAGCTTAACCGTCTCCGGATGCCTGACCACTACTATGTCCGCCCCGGCAACCAGCAGGCTGGTCACTCCGATGGCTTCCCACATTATGCCCCGCTTTACCGGATCACCGTATTCCGGGTGCTCGTCCGTTCCCACTTTGGCTTCCTTGGCCTTCCAGGCTTCCCGGCCCATGTCGCAGATGATGGGCATCTGCATCATGGCGTCGTTTTGCTGCAGAGCGGTCAGGCGATCCCTTTCAATTACCGAATAGGTGTATTCCAGTCCGTAACCCAGGGCACCGGTGGAGGGGTCGATCAGGATACGCTCGGCCGGCATGCCCAGGTTGGTCATGAGGATATTGAGCTGTTTGGCCATATTCACATCAATGGGGGTCTCCCCGGCCACGTTGTGCCCGAAGCCCATGGCCGCAGCGGATATGGTCTTGTAGTTCTCCTCCACAGCCGGTCCCAGGACCATGGCCCTGCCCTCCATCTGTTCAGCGACCTTTTTCAAGACCTCGCCGTCCTTGGAGGCGTTGCCGCAGCCGTAAATGATCAGGGGAATCTCCACGGAATCAGCCACCTTTCTGACCACTTCCAGGGCTTCGTCCGGGCCTTTGTCCGCACCGTTGGGGTCGATGCTCAGAAGTCTCAGGCAGATGAGATCCGCCCCGAACTCGTCTTTGCACTTGGCGGCCCATTTCACTGGATCGTCCCAGACATCCCCCAGCACGTCCTCCAGAGCCTTAGCCCAGTCCCCGGGGGCTTCATCGCAGACTTCCATGGCCAGTCTGGGGCGGTTGGGCATTTCCCCTTCAAAGAGATAAAAAGGTAGAGTAGTTTCCCCTCCTACCTGCACGCTGGCATCACCTGTACCAATTTCAACTTTGTTGATCTTGCCGGTATAACGGTCTATGGGAGCGCTGTAGCTCATGATTACCTGTCTCCTTGTGGCTTTTTGCCCGCAGATTACACAGACTTAAACGGATCTGGGTCACCGGAAAACCGGCTCATTTCATAAGTGGCTGCCTGTGCAATCCGCCCCATTGAAGCTTTGCCTTCAACGGGGCAGGCAGGATTTTTACATTGTCCTGAAAAAACATAATTATTTACCATCAATGGCAAAGAGCTAGGGTCCGGGGGCTTTGCAAACTGGGCGTAAACTGTCTGAACGACGCATCCTTGGAGCTCGCCCTGTTAAATACCGCATAGCGGTCCTGCTTCGCAGGGTTTATCAGGGTGAAGTCTTTACGTCCTGTTTGCAAAGTCCCCGGACCTTAGGTGAAAAGTTATAGTCCGCTAAATGGCTCTTTTTCTCGCGGACTTGACGGTATTGGACATGAGCATGGCAATGGTCATGGGGCCAACCCCGCCCGGAACCGGAGTAATGGCCGAGGCCTTTTCCTTGACTTCCTCGAAAGCCACATCCCCTTTGAGGCCGTCTTCCACACGGTGAATGCCCACATCCACCACCACGGCTCCTTGTTTGACCATATCCGCTGTGACCATTTCCTTTCGTCCCACTGCCACCACCAGGATATCCGCCCGGCGCGTCACCTCAGCTATGTCTTTGGTCCGGGAGTGGGCCACGGTGACTGTAGCGTTTTCGTTTAAAAGCAGAAGGGCCACAGGCTTGCCCACAATATTGCTTCGTCCCAGAACCACGGCTTCCTTGCCTTCCAGAGTCACATTGCTGCGTTTTAAAAGCTCGATGATTCCGGCCGGCGTGGCCGCCCTGAACCCATCCTGAGCCAGCACCACCCGGCCGATGCTTTCCGGGTGAAATCCGTCCACATCTTTTTCTACCTTGATGCGGTCCAGGACCTTGTTTTCATCAATGTGTCCCGGCAGGGGCAATTGTACTAAGATGCCGTCAATCTCCGGGTCATTGTTCAGATCGTCCACCATGGACAGGAGTTTTTCCTCGGATACGTCTTCAGGCAAGACATGCTTGCGGGAGACAATGCCTAAGGCATTGCATGTCTTTTCCTTCATGTTGACATACACCTGGGATGCCGGGTCTTCTCCCACCAGGACCACAGCCAAACCGGGGGTGACGTTTTTCTTTTGAAGCTCTTTGATTTCTTCGGCAAGCTCTTCCTTGATTTTTGCGGATACGCCCTTGCCGTCGAGTATTTTGTCCTGCATAGTTTAAATCCTCCTTTAAGACCGGAAAAGAAAAATGCGGCTGGTTAAATAACCTATGGTCTGCAACACACTTCCCTTCCAGGCGACTTTTAAATGTTTAGGTTCTTAAAGCCAGACCTGCATATATTTTTAGACGAACGGTAAATATACTGAGCGCAACGGTGCAGATGGCCTAATAGCTTATGAGAACGCTTAAGAATTTGTCATTCATACGCCTCAGGTTGGAGCTCAGTGCCACCACCATGCTCTTGAAAAAATCCATGGCCAGGGCGCAGTCATCCGCCACAAGCTCTTCAAAGGATTCCTTGGGAATCAGAAAAAGCTCTGTGTCTTCCATGGCCTCGGCCTTGGAAACGTGCTTGCGCTTCTCGACAATGGCCAGTTCCCCGAAAAAATGCCCTTCGCCCAGCACCACCAGAGTCTGCCTCCAGCCGTCGGCGGCCATCTTGGATATCTGGATCTTTCCGGAATGGATAAGCCACAGTCCCCTGGTATCATCCTCTTCCTGAAACAGGACTTCGCCCTGTTTTATGGATACCTTTTCCACGATCTTGGCAATTTTGCCCAGCTCATACTCATCCATATCCTGAAGCAAAATCTGTTTTTTCAGCATCTGCGCATCAATCATGACTTCTCCTTGCTTTCATACTCCCTGGTTTGACAAACTTTAAAAAGGCCAAAGGACATTAGTTGAGAGGCCTTTGAACGTTTACGTATTCTCTATGGGTTCCAGCTTTACTGCACAAACTTTCAGTTCCGGAATTCTGGCAATGGGATCCACTGCGGTATTGGTAAGCATATTGGCCGCAGCCTCAGTAAAGTGAAAAGGAATGAACACTGTACCCTGAAGAGGCCTGTTGCTCACCAGGCCATGGATATCAATGCTGCCTCTTCTGGAACTGACCCGGACTAACTGATCCTTATCTATGCCCAGCCTGCGGGCATCCTCCGGGTGGATCTCCACATAACCCCGGGGCATGACCTTGTTCACGGCCGGGCTGCGCCTGGTCATGGTCCCGGTATGATAATTGAAAAGCTCCCTGCCGGTGTTGAGAACCAAAGGATATTCACTATCCGGCAACTCTTCCGAGGGACGGTAATCCACAGGAGTAAAAGCCGGTATCCTTTTGGGAAAGGCCCCTTTGAAAAGGTAGGGAGTGCCGGGATGATCACTCGTGGGGCAGGGCCACTGCAGACCTCTGTGCTCCAGGCGTTGATAGTCCATGCCTCCCAGGGCGGGCCAGGCCTTGCCCGCTTCCTGGAAAACATCCTCGATGCGGTCATAAGAAATATCATAGCCCATACTTGAAGACAGACTGGCAATGATCCAGGAATCCTCCCTGGCCTCTCCCGGGGGTTCCACTGCCTTGCGCACCCGCTGCACCCGTCTCTCGCTGTTGGTGAAAGTGCCCTCCTTTTCGGCAAAACAGGCCGCAGGCAGTATAACATCCGCCATCCGGGCCGTCTCCGTCATGAAGATATCCTGGACCACCAGAAAGTCCAGGTTCTGCAAGGCCTTTACCGTATGCTGCATATCCGGATCGCTTACCACGGGGTTTTCTCCTTTTATGTACAGAGCCCTGAAATTGCCTTCTGCAGCAGCATCAACCATTTCCGTGGCTGTAAGACCGGGGGTGGATGAAAGCTGTGCCCTCCACAGTCTTTCAAACCGGGCTTTGACCTCGGGAGAGGCCACGCTCTGGTATCCGGGGTAAAACGGAGGGACACAGCCCATGTCAGTGGACCCCTGAACATTGTTTTGACCCCGCAGGGGATTCACTCCAGTGGAACGGCGTCCCAGGTTGCCGGTCATAAGGGCCAGGTTGGCAATGGCAAAGACATTGTCCGTGCCGTGGGTATGCTGGGTGATCCCCATGGTATAGTAAATCCCGGCTTTTGATGCCCTGGCGTACGTCCTGGCCGCATCGATTATTTTTTCCCTGGCCACTCCGGTCACTTCTTCCCCGTATTCCGGCGTGTACCCCTCCAGGGACCTGGCCAGGGCCGGATAGCCCTGGGTGCGCTCGTCGATATAAGTCTTGTCCGCAAGGTTTTCCTGAATGATGACATTCATGATGCAGTTGAGAAGGGCCACATCGGTTCCGGGCTTGAGCTGCAGATGATCATGGGACCACCTGACCAGCTCGATCTTTCTGGGATCAATGACGATGAGTTTTGCCCCGCGCCGCACCGCCTTTTTCATCTCCAACCCTATAATGGGATGGGTCTCCGTAGTGTTGGAGCCGATCACCAGCAGGACATCGTTGTCCTTGATCTCCTCATAGGAATTGGTCATGGCTCCTGAACCGAATACTGTTGCCAGACCGGCAATGGTGGAACTATGTCAGTATCTGGCACAATGGTCAACATTGTTGGTGCCCACTGCCATACGCATGAACTTCTGAAACAGATAATTATCCTCGTTTGTGCACCTGGCCGAAGCCAGACCGCCGATGACATCAGGGCCATGGCGGTCCTTTATTTCCTTGAGCCTCAAGGCAACAAGATCCAGGGCTTCCTCCCAGGAGGCTTCTCTGAACTGTTCATAATCAGGCCTGGAGGCGTGACCCTTCTTTGATTCCCTGTATGGGTTGTCCCGGTTCAAAACAAAATCTTTTTTTGCCCCGGTCCTGATGAGTGGCTTAGTCAGTCTGTCCGGACTGTTTACAAAATCGTAGGCAAACCTGCCCTTGACGCAGAGCATGCCCTGGTTGATGCTGTCTTTTCTGGAATATATCCTGGCGATTTCATTCTTTTTCACAGCCAGGGTGAGATTGCAGCCGCACCCGCAGTACGGGCAGACTGTATCCACTTCCCTGAATTTCTGACGCCCCTTGCTGGCCCACATCCTGCCGGTGAGAGCCCCGGTGGGGCACACTGCCACGCACTGTCCGCAGAACTCACAGTCCAGGTCCTTTTCAAAAGGCGGGCAGACTTTGGTCCAGAGTCCCTTGTAGGCGAAATCAATGGCCCCCACTCCC contains the following coding sequences:
- the folD gene encoding bifunctional methylenetetrahydrofolate dehydrogenase/methenyltetrahydrofolate cyclohydrolase FolD, which translates into the protein MQDKILDGKGVSAKIKEELAEEIKELQKKNVTPGLAVVLVGEDPASQVYVNMKEKTCNALGIVSRKHVLPEDVSEEKLLSMVDDLNNDPEIDGILVQLPLPGHIDENKVLDRIKVEKDVDGFHPESIGRVVLAQDGFRAATPAGIIELLKRSNVTLEGKEAVVLGRSNIVGKPVALLLLNENATVTVAHSRTKDIAEVTRRADILVVAVGRKEMVTADMVKQGAVVVDVGIHRVEDGLKGDVAFEEVKEKASAITPVPGGVGPMTIAMLMSNTVKSARKRAI
- a CDS encoding acetyl-CoA decarbonylase/synthase complex subunit delta, whose amino-acid sequence is MSYSAPIDRYTGKINKVEIGTGDASVQVGGETTLPFYLFEGEMPNRPRLAMEVCDEAPGDWAKALEDVLGDVWDDPVKWAAKCKDEFGADLICLRLLSIDPNGADKGPDEALEVVRKVADSVEIPLIIYGCGNASKDGEVLKKVAEQMEGRAMVLGPAVEENYKTISAAAMGFGHNVAGETPIDVNMAKQLNILMTNLGMPAERILIDPSTGALGYGLEYTYSVIERDRLTALQQNDAMMQMPIICDMGREAWKAKEAKVGTDEHPEYGDPVKRGIMWEAIGVTSLLVAGADIVVVRHPETVKLMRSTMEGLGVK
- a CDS encoding AAA family ATPase, coding for MKLAVSGKGGVGKTTISACLARLFAGHGYRVLAIDADPDSNLASALGIPPEKAEQILPISRATELIEERTGAKPGQSGSMFKLNPRVDDLPDSMSVEHDGVRLLVLGAIEKGGHGCICPQSALLKSLVSHVVLRRKELVLLDMEAGIEHLGRGTAQGVDALLVVADPDRQSIQTARTIDRLARETGIEKVLVILNKIRSSEEEELLRQGLKDMHILGVVQDSPGVRLASLKEAAPDPGDAAFTRQIEVLVNGLKERL
- a CDS encoding cyclic nucleotide-binding domain-containing protein, yielding MIDAQMLKKQILLQDMDEYELGKIAKIVEKVSIKQGEVLFQEEDDTRGLWLIHSGKIQISKMAADGWRQTLVVLGEGHFFGELAIVEKRKHVSKAEAMEDTELFLIPKESFEELVADDCALAMDFFKSMVVALSSNLRRMNDKFLSVLISY
- the acsC gene encoding acetyl-CoA decarbonylase/synthase complex subunit gamma, with protein sequence MALTGLDIYKKLPQTNCGECGVPTCLAFAMKLASGGASLDSCPHVSQEAKDALSEASAPPMREVTIGQGDNALKIGGEQVLFRHEKTFFNPCGFALVIDDSMEAAEVDSRLESLKKMRFERVGYELKTDLAALKCSSGDKSSFAGLVEKVKGSCDLPLVLMSDDPDVMSAALDVCGTGKPLMASATPENCDAMAELAKKHQCPLVVRAGSVEELSGLTDKISKAGVQDLVLDSGSRDLSKTLENLVMMRRSALKKKFRPLGYPTITFPCQETQDEMLEAIHASVYVMKYGGIMVMNNLEPWSALPLFVLRQNIYTDPQRPMQVKEGFYDFASPDESSPVLVTTNFSLTYFIVSSEIESSKRPAHLGIVDSEGLSTLTAWAAGKFTAEKIAAFIKKSGIEDKVKHRKVVIPGYVAQIKGELEEELEGWEVMVGPREASEIPGFLKSWQ